Part of the Anopheles coluzzii chromosome 3, AcolN3, whole genome shotgun sequence genome is shown below.
TTCGTCACTTCCTCTTTCAGCCTCGCATCTAACCTCTTCTTTACGTTAACTATAAACTAAAAACAGACAAATAAACAGGAATGATACGGCGATACAATAAACACGGCGCGCTagacacacataaacacattcGCCACGCcatacgacacacacacgtcaacTCAAGTTAAaatatacacaaaacacacggAGACGGGAAATTTGAACTtctttagctgctgctgctgctgctgcatctcctctactgacgacgacgacggtcatcatcatcgtcgtcgtcatcggcgTCATCGGGTCAACCGGATTTCTGGGCCAGCTTCACCTTCTGCATCGCCTCGTACACTTCAATctccttcttttccttctttttgttgcgCTGCTCAAACTCGAGCCGATGGCGAATGATTCTTTCCACAATGTCTTCCGTCGTGATGGTGTtgcctgcaaaaaaaaaagacatttcACGATTAGTACTCATAGCACACTTTGTTTCGCGCATCGTTTAGCGTCATCCTTACCGGAATCAATCAGCATAAACTTGCCCATCTGCTTCGGTATCGCGTACGGATCGATATTACCCACATCCAGCGCAATGTGCGTCTGACCGTGGCACACCAGCCCCACGTTAAAGTGTTCCATCAGGTCGGCCGTCACCGAGTACGGCGCGCCGATCACCACCTCGTTCACGTACTTGCAGGCCAGCACACTTAGCACGCGCTCGTGCAGGTTCATGATCGGATAGTTGCCGCCCTTGTACTGGTTCACCACCGGGTCGGTGTGCAGCCCGACGATCAGATAGTCGCCGTGCTCCTTCGCCTTCTCCAGGAAGTCCAGATGGCCGACGTGAAACAGGTCGAACGCACCGGCCACGTACACGATGCGGTCGGTCGGCTTCGGCGCCTTGCCGTCACTGAACTGGATGATTTTTTGCGTCGTCGGCAGGAACTGGGAGCAGCCGGTCCAGGGGCTGCGGGCCGTATGGTCCTGGCCGAGCTGGGACGAGCCTAGGATTTGGAAGTGTTCTTCATTATACCGCTTCAGCAATGCTTCTAGCGCGTCTACATCTTCTTGTTGTGGTGAGAAAGAGCGCAAAGGGGTGGATTTCGgttgaagagagagagagagagagcgggagcATAGAAGGGAGGAACAGAAAGAAAGGGGAAGAGGCTTGGTGGTTAAAGCAGGCATGCAGGTTAAGTATCAAACAGGAATGTTAAGTGGGGTTGTTGCAGGGAGGAATCAAGGCAGGCATGGGTGCAAGCTGTGCGAGTTATGAGCATGAAACGACAGGATGACAGACGAAAATCTCAGTACAGAATAGGACATTACTGGGTTCTCCAATATgtttctcatagttgtgggataCTTCTTTGACTCttttcctattggaagtgaacttcatattttggaaattggactctatggcactcTTTTTGGTGcggctccttggaaattctgATTGGAtatgtccaacaagggtgctgtATAGTCCAATTCttattacattaagttcatttcacgcaaGAAAGCGTtcataaagtgtcccacagctatgagaactcttggaaaaccctgttaCAGTTGAAAAGAGGATACAACCACGAATCGAAAGATTAAATAAGTaattagacacacacacacattctctcCACGTTCTCCACTGAAAGTGTCGGAGAGAGGAGAGTGCAGGGGGATACGGGTAGCAAATTCTAAGCAGGTATAATGCATTACAGAGAGCTAGAAGACGACGGTGCGCCTTCGTACGATCATTTTGGTAAAGCTACTTGTGGTAAATTAAAACTCAgagcaatacacacacacacaaacacacaacaaaacgcacGCAGAGAGCAACGCAACgcagcgaaacaaaacagGCAGACGAGAATGCGAGAGTAATGTGGAGATGAATATTTACCATCTTTCTCAACCTCATATTCCTTATCACCTTGCTTAAAATGGTTCTTGGTAAGGAGTAGCATGCGTCCGACCAGATCCGTCGTCGAAACTCCTGCCGTCCTCGATACTTCCCTGAAAAAATAGAGTGAAAAAGCCACTAAATTAGTCATTTTTAACAGAAAAAgtaaatctttttttaaacttactTGTATCGCTGTGCCTTTTTGACTAAATGGTACGTGTCCACACCATCCGCTGTTAGGGTGATGTCATCTGAAAGTGGTAATTAAAACGAATTTAATGTTAGAATCATCGTTAACAgttttatgaaacatttttaGAAGATAATGGATGCTCGTTGTAAGCTGGAAGAGCAATTGAAGGTTCCCTGAGTTGGCCGTCGCATAAGGCCTACAGTCCAACGTTCACACGTCTACCTCTCAATGCCAATCAATCGATCAATCACGATCGTGCacacaaccccccccccccccccctcccttcgcAGAATTTAGCGCCGTAGTAAACAATTTCTTCCAGCTCGCTGATTAAAGGGTCAGTGCTATTACGTCCCGGGGCGTCACAGCACCAACGCCGCCACCGTTTCGGAAGTATCGTTTGATCGCTTGGTTTCATTCCCGTCCGGGGGCCCTGGGTCAATTGAAGATTGCAATACCGCGCTGCAGCCACACTGGGCCACGGAAGCAACAACGTCGTCACCGTAAGACCGGCCGCGAGACCGACAGTTCATTGCAAGgataggtgtgtgtgtgtatgtgatccCGGATCTGGCTTCGGAACGAGGTCGTCCGTTTTTTTACTATGTGCGTCGGGAAGGAAGAGCGAGATAAGGCAGACGACGACAACATCATCACACCACTCCGATCGAGCAAGAGATTGGGGTTGCGCGCCGATAGTGGACGGAGGTCAAAATACGCATCGCAGGATGAGTCGGTCCCGAGCGAAGCGTTCTCATTCATGCCGgcagtgtttgttgttgttgtagcgaTCATATGCTGAAACTTACCACCGTGCACGCAGAAGTCACAGTCGTACTTGTCGAGCGTTTCGAGCGTGGTTACGTACGGCGCGTCTTCCACCACCTCATCGACCCATTTGATGCCACGCACCATTTTGTATCTACAAAGAGGAAAAGGTTGAAAGACATACATTAGTTCATTTATCTAGCCAACTTCATGTTAATATCGATCTTTTTGAAAAGGAAAATGCATATCTCATGCGATCTTCTGACACCGAAATGTCACGTGGTCGAATGACACACGTTGCCTAgaaatgcaatcaaacaaacgTGCGTTACAGCCGTTATCATCCTTCAAATACGGTTCATTCAAGATACTTTTCCAACCCACCCGTTGTGTGAGGCTGGCAAGGTTTCAACTATCATCCCCGCTATTCTCCTTCCACTCCTCCCCGCAAAGGAGGACGCTCGTTGATAGCataactgctgctgctactgctactacgCGGCATTTTGCCGGTTCGTTGTCTCTGATAAGTGGGACCCAGCGGTCAATATACATTTTTCTTCGTGTAAATGGGAGTTTAAAAAAGTGcattctctcactctctcactccctCTTATACTCGTTTTGTGCGCGAGTCTAGCGCACCAACCAATCAGTAGCGCATGTCGCCGTGTCTTTGGTACAACGCTCCAGGTCCCCCCTTTGCACTTGCCAAGCCATGCCGCTATCTCAAATCAGCAGCACTTGGGCCGGGCATAAACCGCTAAGGAAAGGGGAGAGGTCgtggtggagggggggggggggggctagtGAGTCGTTCGATTGCGTTCCAAAGTTCGCGCTTTCTTTGCGGCCTGCTATTGAACTCTGGCGGGGATTGCAGGAGCTGACGGTAACCACGACCACGAGGTCCCGGCGCGTTTCGTACTGGCTGGCTCAATGCGATTCTtacaaagagagaaaaaaaaacacattccaagaACACGGAGCATTATCAGGCCTCATGCCTGGCAGGGCATGTGCTTCACGTTCCCTCCATTATTCGTGATCGATCGTACGCGCTACAAATACCAACGCTAAAACTAAACCAAGCATTAAATGGCGCCAATGTAGCATTAAAGCGAGTATATATGGTTTACACACTGCTCTCAttggcacacacaaaaaatggctCAACAAAACATGTTTCGGTTCAGGGCTTCGGGCAACTTCCGCGACCTCCTATACCCCCTTGGGAACATTATCAAAGCGCCTTGAGCAGTCTATTATCATCACGTCAGAAGGTCGCGCCAATGTACCGAAAACTAAGGGGAATCTCGGCTAAGAAGCTTCTCCttcggttgtgtttttttccctctccgAGATCTCTGTACCTTCAGCCGCCGACCGACCACACTATCGCCCATTAGGTAGGGACCCCCTGATAACCGGTCACGTAAACCGGGTTAAAAACGGGGGATAAGGATTTGCGCACGTCATCGGCCGGGTTGTAACGACGAGCGTCGGTGGCGTGACACTTGCGTAATCGATTCAGGTCGGGGCAGTGTGAGGGATTAGATAAAGAAGGTGGCAACACAGAGACAGTACAGCCTATGGCAGTCTGAATGATCGAACGGTCCTCAGTAGCAGTATTATCGGAGGTCAAGAGAAAGAGCGCGATTTTTCAGCAATATTCACAGCAGCTCAAAacgggaaaagaagaaaaaaaaatacagtatattaaaaaatcaaatcattaCAAAACGTTACCTTTCCTCCTGCGTAAATACTGGCGGGCCCTTGTTCTTAGTAATGTCCTCGTCGTTATGGATGCCGACAACGAGCTTGTGGCCGAGCGCCTTCGCCTGGCGGAGGGAATTCGCATGTCCAAAGTGTACCATATCGTAGCTGCGGGAGcgggaaaaagagaaaaaataacaacaaaaacaatcaataacCAATCAATATGGGATGGGAAATAGTAATTACTTTTGTGTTGctggtaacaaaaaaaaaaaaacacacacacacacggctccCCCCCAGAGGGACtgttattaaataatttacaaaCCAAGCTTCATATTGCGTAGGGTTGGTGCCCCACAGTGGTGCTTATTTTCTTATCACGACGGTAACACACACGTGTCTTGGGAGGTAGAGAGAAGTAAAGAAGAGAAACCCAACTTCCTCCCTCCCCAGGGGACACACCCCGAGACATTACGACAAGCGGTGAAGCAAAGGAAAAGGTCACACCACTGACTGATATTACTATTAGCTAATTGCGTGCCGTCCGTGTGTCCGCGTGCTGCCGCCAGTAGTTGCCGGTGCCGGGTGTGTAGTTAGAAAATCTTCCAAAACGTGACCCGCTTAACGAGCAATGCCGAAGAAATTAAGCAACGACCAGGCAGGCAGGCTGGCAATGCAACGATGACTCGTGTCGTCGTGTCCACAGTAACGAGTAGGAGAAAACGGTGCAAAATGgccatgttaagcagtttacggAATATTGCTTTTGAATTTGCCACTACACACAATTATTCTTGCATTATTATATGCCTCCaccatttacagggttttccagcggttctcatagttgtgggacacttccttgactttttcttatcgggaagtgaacttcatatgatggaagtTGGATTCTATGGAAGTTGGACACCCTATTCGGACAGGCTTTTTGGAAATtcttattggatttgtccaacaagggtggtATAAAGTCCAATTCTCATtgcattaagttcatttcacgtaagaaagCGTtcataaagtgtcccacagctatgagaactcctggaaaaccttATATCTATGGAATAAAATTGCCACCTCATAGTCTGAAAATTAACTTAGACACacgaaaaaagtgtaaaataaaagttgatgttttatgaGATGCTATTTGGACACGCAGGGCCATATAAACAAAACGTGAAACGTCAAAATACTGGGGCAATATGgaccacaacaactgcgcttaggtaatgggtATATGCAGCAGGAAAGCTCCTACAATTCATCCAATAAtatattaattaaataaaaacagtttttacacgtttcaaatctacaaaatcaaaTCTTTCGAAGCTGTGCGCCTGTAACCATTATTGTGGGGTCAAGTACAACACACCACAACCTCACCATGCGCCATATGTCAAaagtatctgcccattttACCACAAGCATAACTACTCACATGAAGCATAgttgtattttgtttaaatacatattagtaaaaatactcaTTTAATTGGCTTTGTTTTCTCCGGAAAAATTATAGAAAtgtcatatctttaaaaaatatacattgTAAAACTtccatccctgtgacactggtttaagcttattttcaaAGTGGCAAAATCTACTTCAATAAGCTACAAAAtcttattttgtatttttctcagttatttgttatttgagGGTTAAAAAATTtgcatggtgttcatagaacactccaacgaataatacattttaagcaatttattttgcagtaAAATAATGGTTAAATAGAAGGATGCCCATTCGGCCCCCCTTTACCCCGTCGCGAGTCCGTCGCAAGGTCAACCACATTACTCTCTCGCGCTGGCGTATGTGAATGGGATGTCCTTTGCTCCATAAATAGAGAAATGCGACCCTAATGCGGATAAGTTTACTTGATTTGTGTCCtttggttggtggtgtttCCATATGAACCACTTTTCCACAACAATACGCCAATGCAAAGGTAAAACTTTCCACTACCACACCTTCCAAGTACAACACAAATTCTTATCGCTCGCAGCTCAATAATATCGCGGAATATTTCACCGATGACTGTAAATAAACGGAGGGTGAGGATCCGAGTACTGCCGGAAGTACACATTGGAATGCTATCGGAGATACACCCGGGCTTGGTGGGGGGATGTTGTGATGGGTGTGATGAATAATCATTATCATTGTAGCGTCCCACACAAAAGCGTGTGGTTTTATCTTATCTTGCTAGCATACTGGCTTTAAAATACGTTACACGATACATTACGCCACGCGAGAGttacagtgaaaaaaaaccgttcGAGTAGTGTGGCAATAAATGCAATTGCTCGTACAAATTGTTTTACAATCAAATTGAGACCCGTCATGCTGCACACTCACCATGGGCATTAGTGATTCTAGGAATTAAAAATGGTAAAACCTGGTGACTACTCGGATCGACGCCAATCGAACGATTCGAGACGGTCAATGAACGATTAAAACGGGATGACGATCTTGTGtgcacacataaaaaaactaaactgcAACACAACTTATCGTAATGCACACGCGTGCATTTCTTCGTTTATGTTTACTCTCGCACCCACTAggggagcaaaacaaaagaaaaaccccctacacacacatacacacattgcTTATCTCAATTTGCTCGACGCTACGAAACTGCAACTGCCCGTCTTGGGCCCTTCTCAATCTCACCCCCCCTTTTGTTTTGGCGGAAGTTTCGCATGCATCGGTAACTCTAGACCCCGCGTAAATAAACCCGCCCCGGGTGAGTGCGATGAGGCGACCTTGACCTAGAGgagcgcttgtgtgtgtgtgtgtgtgtgcgagtggaGAAGGCTTTTCGCccatcggtggtggtggtggtggccccTTTTATCCTTCGTATTGAACACACCTTCCGCGGGGCACGTTTTTGGACCGTTGAGGACGCCGGAAAGAAAAGATTTGCTCCTTTATAAAACACACTGCTGTacacactactactactactgtcgGGCAGTCCGGGTATTACTGTTAATACTATTTTTAAACTACCATCCACACGCGTCTCTTGGCCCTCCGCATCTCCGTAAACAAACTGCCGCGTAAACCGAGGCAACATGCCAGTTGGAAATCAAgggcaagcaagcaagcaagcacgCTTTAATTGTTGGCCCCCAGCAACGGGAGATGCAGTAATGTAACGCGCGCATCGTTTTATGGGCTgtttgttggtgtggaaaACCTGTTTTCTACCGCGCTCCACCGTACTGTTTCACATAAATATGTATCattaacagcagcagcaatgcagGACTGAATTGAACGGGAAAGCATTGCGTGGCTGTGTGGTACAACGCttaaaaagagaagagaaatgtatgctttaaaaaaaaaacagagaaaaaaagagccgTACGATTTATGCACAACACACGTGCTCGTGTGACGCTTGGGGTACATGTGCTTGGgatttctctcgctctctctgcctctctctgtttctctttttCGGGGCCACGGTATGCGCGGTCCCGCGCTTCTCCCTTTACACGGTCTTGCGCATTTTGTACGCAGCCTGCAGCCTGCTGCTGGACGCTGATAGGTGTACGGGCTGAATCATACGATCTCGCGCGCGTGTTTTGATTAGTGCATCCCGTTTCgttagctctctctctctttctctcacactcCTTTTCTCACACACGTTGATGACCTTCCTTTCCCTGGTGCCAAAATGTTAACCCCCGGAAAGGGAGGGTACTTCAGGGTGTGGGGGATGATTGTAACGTCATCCTCACGCTAGTTGAtagcgggttttttttttctcgcacgTTGCCGTCAACGCGTTAAAGCGCAAGCGTTTCGGTCGGTGGCGTGTTTTTCTGGCGCCGCCCGGCAAAGACCTCTGCCGTTGCAGGAAAGGAATGCGCGCCAAGCAGGGAGGTTCATTCAACCTGGAGGTGGTGGAGCTGCTTTTGCTGGTACACAGCTCTCGTGTTGACCCCGCGCACACGGCTAGTTTCATTCAAAGTTTGACGCgccgtcaccaccaccacaagcCAAAAGGTGGTTTGGGCCAAAAGTTCATTCCATTGGTGGAAATATTGGTGGGGCGAGGGCAAGTTGTTCCACTACAAGGAAGCCGCGCTTGTTTCGCCGTTTGTTAAACGGTTCCTTCCTCCGTCTGCCatgcccaccaccacccgcgcTCCAAGCTGTTGtggggttgttgttttaccCCCACCACACTACTACCATACGATGAATCATATACCGTTGCATCGATTAAAAAAACTGCAGCTACTACCGCACGTCGCTGTTTTGAGCGTTCTTTTCCCGCGCCTcactaaaaaaaagaatacaaatCATTTTGTGTTGAATGAAACATTCTTCCCTCACCACACGACGCTGCAGTTGAGACAAAGTTGGGTACACATTTGTAACTTACAGAAACGGGCAAACAAAGAACAAACATCGCGTTGGCATCGCGTCGGCATCTGTGTACCGATttagacagcagcagcaccaacaatcatcaacaacatcCTTCAACCTTCTTAGtaggctgctgctggtgccgtTTGGTACAATGTTGCTCGTTTGCGAAAACGGAAGTCTCTCGAGTGCTGGTGCTAGAGCAAAAAAGGAATTGTCCGCTCACAAAAACACTCCGGACACAGCAGATGCACCTACTAACTGCAGTTTGCCGTAGTTGCATAGACATACGCACTCGGTGTTTCCTTGTCGGTTTGATGGCCGATTTGCAGGCCAGATTTCACCGTGTGCACACAGAACCGGAACATGTACTTGTGGCAAGCAACGGTGGTGGAAGTGCTGGACTGGTTTAACCTACAAAAACCAGGCCCCTGGGTGCACTTCCGTAAATAAATCCACGGAAAAGGTTACACAcctttcgtgtgtgtgtttttataccTTTAAAGAAGCGCGCAATTTTGCTTCtacgcacgcacaaacacacgtaaaAAAACGGTGCCGAAAAGGGCGTTtcttgtttaaaattttaaacccGCCATCTCCGCGCTCTCCGACCCGCATTGCGCACTTTGGCGACCACCGGTTCCCTCGCCCTCAGAATCAGCTGAGGTGGAGGAGAGTTATGAAAAATAGTTCTATTTTGGGAACAggccaacaacaaacaacgactTGGCCGTCTCTGTCCCTTCTGCTGGTTAAGGTCACGCCAGGAGGGAAAATccgagacaaaaaaaaaaacaccttcaaTCGTAGTACACATTGCATCAgcgggggaagaaaaaaatggcttTTCCACCCATTACTACTTACCATCCATCGCACCAGACGCGCACTTCCTTGTCGGCGTTGCCGGAGTGGCCGTTTTCGTTCCGATTTGCCATTCTCGCTTCGCGTTCGCGCTGGATGCACTTTTGGGGCTTGACTTTTCGCGGGCGCTTTTCACTCCACCACGGAAAACTGGGCACGgaaacgcaagcacgcactaataatacgcacacacacacacgcggcggGGAGTGGAGTGGAGTTGGTCCGAACCGACGTTTGCGACGAATGAGCTCCGCTGGCCGGATGCTCGAGGCTTTTATGAATTATCACGGGGGGCACGGAAGTGATAAGCGGACGGTGCTCGGACACACACGGAGACACACTGTGCACGCTCGGGGTGTTCGGTTGGGCCCGCTGGATCACTGCTAGAACACGCTAGAACGCACCGGGCAGGGAGGGGGTCGACACGTAGCACCGAAAGATTGTGCTGGCAGCAAATGGAGGGCAGCAGACGGAGCCTCTTTCGATGGGTTTTCGCAGCTTTGCGTAGCGTTTTTGCACTTGAATCGATACGTTTTGCCGGACGAAAAGGTGACGAGATGCAGCTCCGTTCCGATTGGGCACTGTgcactgtgtgtgcgtgtgtagcgAGCTAGCGAGCGAATGAGGAGATTTCGTGAacgggtgtgtgagtgtatggttgcgtgagtatgtgtgtgatttttttaatctgcCTGCTGCGATGACAGCTGTGCGGCGCGGCCCAAGTAGCAAATTGGGAAACGAAGGCCAAGGTTGCTAGAGTAAATGAGATTAGGGTATTTTTGGGATATTTATGATCCCATGAATAGGAATTTACTGATACGATCGTACGCTAATCGATGGGAAATTCAAGGGACGGAAAGAGTAGATATTATAGTATCTAA
Proteins encoded:
- the LOC120956645 gene encoding ethanolamine-phosphate cytidylyltransferase isoform X4 produces the protein MANRNENGHSGNADKEVRVWCDGCYDMVHFGHANSLRQAKALGHKLVVGIHNDEDITKNKGPPVFTQEERYKMVRGIKWVDEVVEDAPYVTTLETLDKYDCDFCVHGDDITLTADGVDTYHLVKKAQRYKEVSRTAGVSTTDLVGRMLLLTKNHFKQGSSQLGQDHTARSPWTGCSQFLPTTQKIIQFSDGKAPKPTDRIVYVAGAFDLFHVGHLDFLEKAKEHGDYLIVGLHTDPVVNQYKGGNYPIMNLHERVLSVLACKYVNEVVIGAPYSVTADLMEHFNVGLVCHGQTHIALDVGNIDPYAIPKQMGKFMLIDSGNTITTEDIVERIIRHRLEFEQRNKKKEKKEIEVYEAMQKVKLAQKSG
- the LOC120956645 gene encoding ethanolamine-phosphate cytidylyltransferase isoform X3; translated protein: MANRNENGHSGNADKEVRVWCDGCYDMVHFGHANSLRQAKALGHKLVVGIHNDEDITKNKGPPVFTQEERYKMVRGIKWVDEVVEDAPYVTTLETLDKYDCDFCVHGDDITLTADGVDTYHLVKKAQRYKEVSRTAGVSTTDLVGRMLLLTKNHFKQGDKEYEVEKDGSSQLGQDHTARSPWTGCSQFLPTTQKIIQFSDGKAPKPTDRIVYVAGAFDLFHVGHLDFLEKAKEHGDYLIVGLHTDPVVNQYKGGNYPIMNLHERVLSVLACKYVNEVVIGAPYSVTADLMEHFNVGLVCHGQTHIALDVGNIDPYAIPKQMGKFMLIDSGNTITTEDIVERIIRHRLEFEQRNKKKEKKEIEVYEAMQKVKLAQKSG
- the LOC120956645 gene encoding ethanolamine-phosphate cytidylyltransferase isoform X1 produces the protein MANRNENGHSGNADKEVRVWCDGCYDMVHFGHANSLRQAKALGHKLVVGIHNDEDITKNKGPPVFTQEERYKMVRGIKWVDEVVEDAPYVTTLETLDKYDCDFCVHGDDITLTADGVDTYHLVKKAQRYKEVSRTAGVSTTDLVGRMLLLTKNHFKQGDKEYEVEKDEDVDALEALLKRYNEEHFQILGSSQLGQDHTARSPWTGCSQFLPTTQKIIQFSDGKAPKPTDRIVYVAGAFDLFHVGHLDFLEKAKEHGDYLIVGLHTDPVVNQYKGGNYPIMNLHERVLSVLACKYVNEVVIGAPYSVTADLMEHFNVGLVCHGQTHIALDVGNIDPYAIPKQMGKFMLIDSGNTITTEDIVERIIRHRLEFEQRNKKKEKKEIEVYEAMQKVKLAQKSG
- the LOC120956645 gene encoding ethanolamine-phosphate cytidylyltransferase isoform X2; translated protein: MANRNENGHSGNADKEVRVWCDGCYDMVHFGHANSLRQAKALGHKLVVGIHNDEDITKNKGPPVFTQEERYKMVRGIKWVDEVVEDAPYVTTLETLDKYDCDFCVHGDDITLTADGVDTYHLVKKAQRYKEVSRTAGVSTTDLVGRMLLLTKNHFKQGDKEYEVEKDDVDALEALLKRYNEEHFQILGSSQLGQDHTARSPWTGCSQFLPTTQKIIQFSDGKAPKPTDRIVYVAGAFDLFHVGHLDFLEKAKEHGDYLIVGLHTDPVVNQYKGGNYPIMNLHERVLSVLACKYVNEVVIGAPYSVTADLMEHFNVGLVCHGQTHIALDVGNIDPYAIPKQMGKFMLIDSGNTITTEDIVERIIRHRLEFEQRNKKKEKKEIEVYEAMQKVKLAQKSG